Proteins encoded together in one Penaeus vannamei isolate JL-2024 chromosome 9, ASM4276789v1, whole genome shotgun sequence window:
- the LOC113827006 gene encoding protein O-linked-mannose beta-1,2-N-acetylglucosaminyltransferase 1, which yields MSTSRGAVRWAGVLAGLAMLLCAEVQGRSYNPLVRESFSTRWKKIAETRTLHPANLTAMEILEEMKEEHFLIRVLINKKEIKIYRDDQVVYEKIGVFNGHYTSHTGMHVVALHPLRGHVMLARQFLTHEPSEDRNLAACLDSLMPGNILIAAAVPDAVMFLGPDAVARLEEMGASRIRHLARHETWVMVAHTPTRPYRPPRFYPILKPNVTKPAVPLGRVWGESLSVRRRIVNGTASTVDMATYVPRFEASKCAWHQDVAMSDQRKFCDSYDGYIRLCRCHDPVTSGLRYSAPRIEMREVIPVAMLTAIKPFNFYRQLLNLLETPGAAQTPILVLIDGPQKEIIRLAKLFGLDVLIHRPQGEKGSTTLLNMHFRFSVHNVFNFFPEVDKAIILEDDLLLSPDFLSYFQQTAWLLDADPTISHVNAFSTNSYPDVAYDPTVLRRIQMFPQFGWMVKRKWAQEIFQFWVPENETADWDWWLSGARQRQGRDALLPEVSRAFHAGAAGAHVTGWAQEHLFNNMIFNQDPHVKLKGLNDLTKDRYEAKIRRDIERAVLLNLTKSPCDGPILPPDHPGPFKLFVGAKTNNDEYDSFYVIQTCLHGYIQDTREMFRGSLRYNLKGRLLYVIGCPASPFCESNGFVNLLTPSAELVDRAGEAVYPWQTRNYPPFYLERFPAQLPEEEFHMRNLLYVYHNGTRVFNEKIGSVKHIE from the exons ATGAGTACTTCGCGGGGAGCAGTCCGCTGGGCGGGCGTCCTGGCCGGCCTCGCGATGCTGCTCTGCGCCGAGGTGCAAGGGCGGTCCTACAACCCTCTCGTGAGGGAGTCCTTCTCCACGAGGTGGAAGAAGATTGCTG aAACACGGACTCTTCATCCGGCTAACCTGACGGCGATGGAAATTCTCGAAG AGATGAAGGAAGAACATTTCCTGATACGAGTCCTTATCaataaaaaggaaatcaaaatatATAGGGACGATCAAGTG GTGTACGAAAAGATCGGGGTGTTCAATGGACACTACACCAGCCACACTGGCATGCACGTGGTGGCGCTGCACCCCCTCCGCGGCCACGTGATGCTCGCCAGGCAGTTCCTCACGCATGAGCCGTCTGAAGACAGGAACCTGGCGGCGTGCCTCGACTCCCTCATGCCGGGCAACATCCTCATTGCGGCTGCGGTG CCCGACGCGGTCATGTTCCTGGGCCCCGACGCCGTGGCCCGCCTGGAGGAGATGGGCGCCTCCAGGATCCGCCATCTCGCCCGGCACGAAACCTGGGTCATGGTGGCTCACACGCCTACACGCCCGTACAGGCCACCGCGATTCTATCCAATACTCAAACCGAACGTCACTAAACCAGCG GTCCCGCTGGGAAGGGTCTGGGGGGAGAGTCTGTCCGTTCGCCGCCGGATCGTGAATGGCACCGCCTCCACCGTCGACATGGCAACCTATGTTCCCAGATTTGAAG CCTCCAAGTGCGCGTGGCACCAAGACGTCGCCATGTCGGATCAGCGGAAATTCTGCGACAGTTACGATGGCTACATCCGCCTCTGCAGGTGCCACGACCCGGTCACTTCCGGCCTCAGGTACTCTGCT CCGAGGATCGAGATGCGCGAGGTCATTCCGGTGGCGATGCTGACAGCCATCAAGCCCTTCAACTTCTACAG ACAACTTCTGAACCTCCTTGAGACGCCCGGAGCAGCCCAAACGCCCATTCTCGTCCTCATAGACGGACCTCAGAAGGAGATCATACGCTTAGCCAAGTTGTTCGG GTTGGACGTCCTGATCCACCGACCGCAGGGCGAGAAGGGCAGCACTACACTCCTGAATATGCATTTCCG TTTCTCCGTTCACAACGTGTTCAACTTCTTCCCAGAGGTCGACAAGGCTATCATCTTGGAAGACGATTTACTGCTTTCTCCAGATTTCTTATC CTACTTCCAACAAACGGCCTGGCTCCTGGACGCGGATCCTACGATCTCGCACGTCAACGCCTTCTCCACCAACAGCTATCCTGACGTCGCCTACGATCCTACAGTCCTGAGAAGGATTCAGATGTTTCCTCAGTTCGGGTGGATGGTGAAGCGGAAATGGGCGCAGGAAATATTTCAGTTTTGGGTCcctgaaaat GAAACAGCTGACTGGGACTGGTGGCTCTCGGGCGCGAGGCAGCGGCAGGGGAGGGACGCCCTGCTGCCCGAGGTGAGCAGGGCCTTCCACGCGGGCGCGGCGGGAGCGCACGTGACCGGGTGGGCGCAGGAGCACCTCTTCAACAACATGATCTTCAACCAGGACCCTCATGTCAAACTCAAAGGGCTCAATGA CCTGACGAAGGATCGGTACGAAGCGAAGATCCGGCGAGACATCGAGCGAGCTGTTCTGCTCAACCTGACGAAGTCCCCGTGCGACGGCCCGATCCTCCCGCCCGACCAT CCTGGACCCTTCAAGCTGTTCGTGGGCGCGAAGACGAACAACGACGAGTATGACAGCTTTTACGTGATACAGACG tGCCTCCATGGATACATCCAAGACACGAGGGAGATGTTCCGAGGGTCCTTGAGGTACAACTTGAAGGGGCGTCTCCTCTACGTCATAGGCTGCCCTGCGTCTCCCTTCTG CGAATCGAACGGCTTCGTCAATCTCCTGACGCCCTCCGCCGAGCTCGTGGACAGGGCGGGCGAGGCCGTGTACCCGTGGCAGACCCGCAACTACCCGCCCTTCTACCTGGAGCGCTTCCCCGCCCAGCTGCCCGAGGAGGAGTTCCACATGCGGAATCTCCTGTACGTTTACCACAACGGCACCCGCGTGTTTAACGAGAAAATTGGGAGCGTTAAACACatagaatga
- the LOC113827005 gene encoding protein O-linked-mannose beta-1,2-N-acetylglucosaminyltransferase 1 produces MAVGKRAWGIQIALLFVTLARANASAGRNFPTEWRKISEIRTLRPVNETTLEILEAMQENVHKIQVIVNKRRISIYLNDQEVYEKSGRVGAAARTHSGVHVVALHPLRGHVMLARQFLTHQPAEHRNLAACLDSLMPGNILIAAAVPDAVMFLGPDAVARLEEMGASRIRYLARHETWVMVAHTPVRAPTPPRYRYPVLQPNVTVPAKPLGRVWGESVAVRSLEREGTSAFVDFGAFVPKFPAAQCDWHQEETLKDQRAFCDRYDGYFRLCKCQDPLTPALRHSAEKIEIREVIPLAMLTAVKPFNFYRQLLNVLETPGAAQTPILVLVDGFQREIISLTKLFGLDVLVHRPQGEKGSSTLLNMHFRFSVHNVFNFFPGAKKAIILEDDLLLSPDFLSFFQQTAWLLDEDPTIASVNAFSINSFPEVASDPTVLRRVELVPQFGWLVRREWAEEVYEAWVPERETADWDWWLFKEVPRKQRDTLVPEVSRVIHAGSSGAHVTGYAQENTFNHMVYNEDPYVTLENLEDLTKERYEYLIRQEILRAVTLTLTSSPCDGPMLPEEQPGPFKLFVEIETKNDEYESFYVMQACLRAYPEEAREVFRGVLRYNLQGRLLYVVGCPLSPYCSMFSDGYRFLRPSPWLVDSASQASREWQTRNYPPYFVERRRPVSPEEEFRMENLIYFYRKGKGADRKSA; encoded by the exons ATGGCTGTCGGAAAACGGGCGTGGGGGATTCAGATCGCGCTCCTCTTCGTGACGCTCGCCCGCGCCAACGCCTCTGCGGGGCGGAATTTCCCGACGGAATGGAGGAAGATTTCTG AGATTCGAACACTTCGTCCAGTCAACGAGACAACGTTGGAAATTCTCGAAG cTATGCAGGAGAATGTGCACAAAATACAAGTTATTGTGAACAAACGGCGCATTAGCATATACCTGAATGACCAAGAG GTCTACGAGAAAAGCGGGAGGGTCGGCGCAGCTGCGAGGACCCACTCCGGCGTGCACGTGGTGGCGCTGCACCCCCTCCGCGGCCACGTGATGCTCGCCAGGCAGTTCCTCACGCACCAGCCCGCCGAACACAGGAACCTGGCGGCGTGCCTCGACTCCCTCATGCCGGGCAACATCCTCATTGCGGCTGCGGTG CCCGACGCGGTCATGTTCCTGGGCCCCGACGCCGTGGCCCGCCTGGAGGAGATGGGCGCCTCCAGGATCCGCTATCTCGCCCGGCACGAAACCTGGGTCATGGTGGCCCACACGCCCGTCCGCGCCCCAACGCCTCCTCGCTACCGCTATCCTGTACTTCAACCGAACGTAACGGTTCCAGCG AAGCCgctggggagggtgtggggggagagcgTGGCTGTGCGGtcgctggagagggagggaacttcTGCCTTCGTCGACTTCGGCGCCTTCGTCCCCAAATTCCCAG CTGCGCAGTGCGACTGGCACCAGGAGGAAACCCTGAAGGATCAGAGGGCGTTCTGTGATCGTTACGACGGCTACTTCCGCCTCTGCAAGTGCCAGGACCCGCTCACCCCCGCCCTTAGGCACTCCGCA GAAAAGATAGAGATCCGAGAGGTCATTCCCCTGGCGATGCTGACGGCCGTCAAGCCCTTTAACTTTTACAG GCAGCTTCTGAATGTCCTGGAAACCCCCGGAGCCGCGCAGACGCCCATCCTGGTCCTCGTGGACGGCTTCCAGAGAGAGATCATCAGCCTAACGAAGCTCTTCGG GTTGGACGTCTTGGTGCACAGGCCTCAGGGAGAGAAGGGCTCGTCAACTCTCCTCAACATGCACTTCCG GTTCTCCGTGCACAATGTCTTCAATTTCTTCCCGGGAGCGAAAAAGGCCATCATCTTGGAGGACGACTTGCTGCTCTCGCCTGACTTCTTATC GTTCTTCCAGCAGACGGCGTGGCTGCTGGACGAAGACCCGACCATCGCGTCCGTGAATGCTTTCTCCATCAACAGCTTCCCCGAAGTGGCCTCCGACCCGACCGTCCTGAGGAGAGTGGAGCTCGTCCCGCAGTTCGGCTGGCTCGTCCGGCGCGAGTGGGCCGAGGAGGTCTACGAGGCGTGGGTACCCGAGAGG GAGACGGCCGACTGGGACTGGTGGCTCTTCAAGGAAGTCCCGCGGAAGCAGAGGGACACGCTGGTTCCTGAGGTGAGCCGAGTCATCCACGCCGGGTCCTCAGGGGCTCACGTCACGGGCTACGCGCAGGAAAACACCTTTAATCACATGGTTTACAACGAGGATCCATACGTGACGCTTGAGAACCTCGAAGA TCTGACCAAGGAACGCTACGAATACCTAATCCGACAAGAGATACTCCGAGCTGTCACCCTGACCTTGACTTCATCGCCCTGTGATGGACCCATGCTCCCCGAAGAGCAG CCCGGTCCATTTAAGCTCTTCGTAGAAATCGAGACGAAAAATGATGAATACGAGAGTTTCTATGTCATGCAAGCG TGCTTGCGCGCCTACCCCGAAGAGGCCCGTGAGGTGTTCCGGGGGGTCCTGCGCTACAACCTCCAGGGCCGCCTTCTCTACGTCGTGggctgccccctctctccctactg CTCGATGTTTTCCGACGGCTACCGCTTCCTGAGGCCTTCCCCGTGGCTGGTGGACTCGGCGAGCCAGGCGTCGCGCGAGTGGCAGACCAGGAACTACCCGCCGTACTTCGTGGAGCGCCGTCGACCCGTTTCGCCCGAGGAAGAATTTCGGATGGAGAACCTGATCTACTTTTATCGGAAGGGGAAGGGCGCGGACAGGAAGTCTGCGTGA